A region of Catalinimonas alkaloidigena DNA encodes the following proteins:
- a CDS encoding DNA-directed RNA polymerase subunit alpha C-terminal domain-containing protein, translating into MTIQRAAHQSLYGRFMSYWYHPDLGLSLRHHKGAEERKGTIQAVEIHRNFCLLHVVRFGYHNDVIQLTSDEEIALHQPNFEDRYKQMPAQNVEQSNLRAKRITQVPMPQRAYHALRDLGVVHINDLVRVSEYQLTLARNCGPNTIAAIKEVALQAGIELLP; encoded by the coding sequence ATGACCATCCAACGTGCTGCCCATCAATCGCTGTATGGGCGTTTTATGAGCTACTGGTATCATCCTGACCTGGGCCTGAGCCTACGTCATCACAAGGGTGCGGAAGAACGCAAGGGGACCATCCAAGCGGTTGAGATTCACCGGAACTTTTGCCTTCTCCACGTGGTGCGTTTTGGCTACCACAATGACGTGATTCAGCTTACCTCGGATGAGGAAATAGCGTTGCACCAACCTAATTTTGAAGATCGCTACAAGCAAATGCCCGCTCAAAACGTCGAACAGTCTAACCTTCGGGCCAAACGAATTACCCAGGTGCCCATGCCGCAACGGGCCTATCATGCACTACGTGACCTTGGCGTGGTGCACATCAATGATCTGGTCAGGGTGAGTGAGTACCAGCTTACATTGGCCCGGAACTGTGGCCCCAACACCATCGCTGCTATCAAGGAGGTAGCCCTGCAAGCAGGAATAGAATTGCTTCCTTGA
- a CDS encoding LPXTG cell wall anchor domain-containing protein, translating to MCGCKSTHLNYLGDPGMGVAAAASVLLHGQRYDVLIQDEEHSSYTGNIKKAGILKNGKVVILTDEKEEGGYRTWLNDQPLGGLIDMYVVDGVAHGVNDKGWYYKNEGYGWDGGTWEEFKKATETHKANRAKYSAEYDAAVAKIKALAAPSGSVLSSLPQGLALKEAANASVAPAGVGTGKMQAPSTGSSTMLWLGIGGGVLLLGLVLFFILRKKR from the coding sequence ATGTGTGGATGCAAATCAACGCACCTGAACTACCTGGGTGATCCTGGCATGGGAGTGGCGGCAGCGGCCTCAGTGCTGTTGCACGGCCAACGCTACGATGTGCTCATTCAGGACGAAGAACACTCGTCCTATACCGGCAACATCAAAAAGGCCGGAATCCTGAAAAACGGCAAGGTCGTGATCCTGACCGACGAAAAAGAAGAAGGCGGTTACCGGACGTGGCTCAACGATCAGCCCCTGGGCGGTCTGATCGACATGTACGTGGTCGACGGCGTGGCCCACGGGGTCAACGACAAGGGCTGGTACTACAAAAACGAAGGCTACGGATGGGACGGCGGCACCTGGGAGGAGTTCAAAAAGGCGACGGAAACCCACAAAGCCAACCGTGCCAAGTACAGCGCCGAATACGATGCAGCCGTGGCTAAAATCAAGGCGCTGGCCGCTCCGTCCGGATCTGTGCTCTCGTCGCTTCCGCAAGGGCTGGCCCTGAAGGAAGCGGCCAATGCGTCGGTGGCACCGGCTGGTGTCGGCACCGGCAAAATGCAGGCCCCGTCGACCGGCAGCAGCACGATGCTCTGGCTCGGGATCGGCGGCGGGGTGCTCCTACTCGGCCTGGTCCTCTTCTTCATTCTTCGCAAAAAACGCTAA